A portion of the Misgurnus anguillicaudatus chromosome 16, ASM2758022v2, whole genome shotgun sequence genome contains these proteins:
- the LOC129422350 gene encoding E3 SUMO-protein ligase ZBED1-like yields MAPAPEALKCSTTVMSADTEVSISNTYPITFSLINTHLKTANGDSIRVVEFKSKVRTSLGERMKVESGDLTSTTPMIATMLDPRHKHLGFLIPSSRISSHSKLLELAMAEHVGSTSTNAATTGDYVSIQGAALQRHTSAMTLLLGENYTTSSNNDDIEKEVDKFLKDPSPPLDSSPTEWWKVNEGRFPKLARRYLCIPGTSVPSERVFSAAGLTVNRLRTRLTPDHVNMLIFLNKNIKV; encoded by the exons ATGGCGCCAGCACCGGAGGCTCTCAAATGTTCAACTACTGTCATGTCTGCAGATACTGAAGTATCCATATCCAACACGTACCCCATCACATTCAGTCTGATCAATACGCATCTTAAGACAGCAAATGGAGACAGCATCAGAGTGGTGGAATTCAAATCTAAAGTTCGCACTTCATTGGGTGAACGGATGAAG gtTGAGTCTGGAGACCTCACATCAACTACACCAATGATAGCAACGATGCTGGACCCTCGGCATAAGCACCTGGGATTTCTGATCCCATCAAGCAGGATCTCATCTCATTCCAAACTGCTTGAACTGGCTATGGCAGAACATGTGGGCTCCACATCAACAAATGCAGCCACCACTGGAGATTATGTGTCAATTCAGGGAGCTGCACTTCAGAGACACACTTCTGCTATGACTCTTCTACTGGGTGAAAACTATACCACCAGCAGCAACAACGATGACATAGAAAAGGAAGTGGACAAGTTTCTGAAGGATCCCTCACCACCCCTTGATTCCAGTCCCACAGAATGGTGGAAAGTCAATGAAGGAAGATTTCCGAAGCTGGCACGACGATATCTGTGCATACCAGGCACGTCTGTCCCATCTGAACGTGTGTTCTCAGCAGCTGGCCTCACTGTAAACAGGCTGCGCACACGACTTACTCCTGACCATGTTAATATGTTAATTTTCTTGAACAAAAATATAAAGGTCTAG